One Sodalis praecaptivus DNA segment encodes these proteins:
- a CDS encoding SDR family NAD(P)-dependent oxidoreductase, giving the protein MRFQRKVVVVTGASSGIGAAAVERFAQEGATVVLVSRQLHKLQRVAARLAPDRHMVVQADVADRQAVESMIGQVMGRYARIDVLVNNAGVQIPGTVLQSGLDNWHKVASVNIDGVLACSTLALPHLIASRGCIVNNASVSGLGGDWGGAHYCAAKGAVVNLTRAMALDHAADGVRVNSVCPSLVMTGMTAGFAAETCEKFYQRIPMERAGEASEVASAMAFLASDDASFITGVNLPVDGGVTASDGQPRLPADAF; this is encoded by the coding sequence ATGCGTTTTCAGCGGAAAGTAGTGGTAGTGACCGGTGCGTCCAGCGGTATCGGCGCGGCGGCGGTGGAGCGTTTCGCCCAGGAAGGTGCGACGGTGGTGCTGGTCAGCCGCCAACTGCATAAACTGCAGCGCGTGGCCGCGCGACTGGCGCCCGACCGGCATATGGTGGTGCAGGCGGATGTGGCCGACAGGCAGGCGGTGGAATCCATGATAGGCCAGGTGATGGGGCGCTATGCCCGCATAGATGTGCTGGTGAATAATGCAGGGGTGCAGATACCTGGAACCGTGTTGCAAAGCGGCCTGGACAACTGGCATAAGGTGGCCTCGGTCAATATTGACGGCGTTCTCGCCTGTTCGACGTTGGCGCTGCCGCATCTTATCGCCAGCCGCGGCTGCATTGTCAATAATGCCTCGGTATCGGGACTCGGCGGCGATTGGGGCGGCGCGCATTATTGCGCCGCCAAGGGCGCGGTGGTGAATCTCACCCGCGCTATGGCGCTTGACCATGCCGCCGACGGCGTGCGGGTGAATTCCGTGTGTCCCAGCCTGGTAATGACCGGGATGACGGCGGGGTTCGCCGCTGAAACCTGCGAGAAGTTTTATCAGCGTATCCCAATGGAGCGTGCAGGGGAGGCCAGTGAGGTCGCTTCCGCCATGGCCTTTTTGGCCAGCGATGACGCCAGTTTTATTACCGGCGTCAACCTGCCGGTAGACGGCGGCGTCACCGCGTCCGACGGACAGCCCCGCCTGCCGGCGGACGCGTTTTAA